Proteins from a genomic interval of Thermococcus sp.:
- a CDS encoding [protein ADP-ribosylglutamate] hydrolase: MVSFEIVRGDITRFPAEAIVNAANKYLEHGGGVAYAIAKAAAGDVREYIRISKEEMREQLGKDYIEHGEVVVTPALRLEKFGIKHVIHTVGPYCGGVWDGGKKEKLRKAILGALRKAEELGVKTIAFPAISAGIYGCPLEEVVRTFKEVVEEFGKKARSVEKVYLVLYSEDAYRAALGAVGSA; encoded by the coding sequence ATGGTCTCCTTCGAGATCGTCCGCGGTGACATAACCCGCTTCCCGGCCGAGGCCATAGTGAACGCGGCCAATAAGTACCTCGAACACGGCGGCGGTGTCGCCTACGCGATAGCGAAAGCAGCGGCTGGAGATGTGAGGGAGTACATTCGGATAAGCAAGGAGGAAATGCGCGAGCAGCTCGGAAAGGACTACATCGAGCACGGCGAGGTCGTTGTAACGCCGGCATTAAGGCTTGAGAAGTTTGGGATTAAGCACGTCATACACACCGTTGGACCCTACTGCGGTGGCGTCTGGGACGGGGGCAAGAAAGAGAAGCTCAGGAAGGCCATTCTCGGGGCCCTGAGAAAAGCGGAAGAGCTCGGCGTCAAAACGATAGCCTTCCCGGCCATAAGTGCCGGCATCTACGGCTGCCCGCTTGAGGAAGTCGTGAGGACTTTCAAGGAGGTCGTTGAGGAGTTCGGGAAGAAAGCGAGGAGCGTGGAGAAGGTTTATCTGGTGCTATACTCCGAGGATGCCTACAGAGCCGCTCTGGGGGCTGTGGGTTCGGCCTGA
- a CDS encoding NAD(P)H-hydrate dehydratase, whose protein sequence is MRIEDVYIWDINAKWLGISPYQLMENAGAGVARTIEERFGKGLKVAVFSGTGNNGGDGFVVARHLSFENDVTLFLVGDEAKIRSEEARHNWDILKALDFVKIRVLKDSAYIEPLDLSAYDVIVDALLGAGTKGEPREPIRSAIEKINEYAGKAKIVSVDLPSGYPSAVHVRADFAVTFQWDKEEYGGFERVIAKIGYPKELYYLVGPGDAKFALRKRGEHKGQNGKLLVIGGSEDYFGAPYLASKAASYLVDLVYLAMPEYSARRISDPDLILRPVGERNLAPEHVPELLRLAEKVDAVVIGPGIGPREETKAFVREFVKRCEKPLVIDADGLKAVAEDLSVLKGKTFVLTPHAGEFKLLFGVKSAGSLTEKAELVMQKAQKIGGVILLKGAYDIISDGKTWKYNRTGNRGMTTGGTGDVLAGLVGALLALGNEPLRSASVGAFLNGLAGDMVKEELGENFTALEVAKKVPHAVRWVVEF, encoded by the coding sequence ATGAGAATCGAGGACGTCTACATCTGGGACATCAACGCCAAGTGGCTCGGGATTTCACCTTACCAGCTCATGGAGAACGCCGGGGCCGGCGTCGCTCGAACCATTGAAGAACGCTTCGGCAAAGGGTTGAAGGTAGCGGTCTTCTCCGGCACCGGCAACAACGGCGGCGACGGCTTCGTCGTTGCTAGGCACCTCAGCTTCGAGAACGACGTTACGCTCTTCCTCGTCGGCGATGAGGCGAAGATAAGGAGTGAGGAAGCGAGACACAACTGGGATATACTCAAGGCTCTCGATTTCGTGAAGATCAGGGTTCTCAAGGATTCCGCCTACATAGAGCCCCTTGACCTGAGCGCTTACGACGTCATCGTCGATGCCCTCCTCGGAGCCGGAACTAAAGGCGAGCCGCGCGAACCGATACGCTCCGCGATAGAGAAGATAAACGAGTACGCCGGAAAGGCTAAGATAGTCAGTGTCGACCTGCCGAGCGGCTATCCGTCTGCGGTTCACGTCAGAGCGGATTTTGCCGTAACCTTCCAGTGGGACAAGGAGGAGTACGGGGGCTTCGAGAGGGTAATAGCCAAGATAGGCTATCCGAAGGAGCTCTACTACCTTGTCGGGCCGGGCGATGCCAAGTTCGCGCTGAGGAAGAGAGGGGAGCACAAGGGGCAGAACGGGAAGCTGCTCGTAATCGGTGGTAGCGAGGACTACTTCGGGGCGCCATACTTGGCATCGAAGGCCGCTTCCTATCTGGTGGACCTCGTTTATCTGGCGATGCCCGAGTATTCAGCGAGGAGGATAAGCGACCCCGATTTAATCCTCCGTCCTGTGGGGGAAAGGAACCTCGCGCCGGAACACGTCCCAGAACTCTTAAGGCTCGCGGAAAAGGTCGATGCCGTCGTCATCGGCCCGGGAATCGGCCCCAGGGAGGAAACAAAGGCTTTTGTACGGGAGTTCGTGAAACGCTGTGAGAAGCCGCTTGTCATAGACGCCGACGGTCTAAAGGCGGTGGCCGAGGATTTAAGCGTTCTAAAGGGCAAGACCTTCGTTTTAACCCCCCACGCCGGCGAATTCAAGCTCCTCTTCGGCGTGAAGTCAGCGGGTTCACTCACTGAGAAGGCCGAACTCGTGATGCAAAAGGCGCAGAAAATAGGTGGCGTGATACTCCTTAAGGGAGCATACGACATCATCAGCGACGGAAAAACATGGAAGTACAACAGGACGGGGAACAGGGGCATGACGACCGGTGGGACCGGGGACGTTTTGGCCGGCCTCGTTGGTGCTCTGCTCGCCCTCGGCAACGAACCGTTAAGATCCGCTTCCGTTGGGGCATTCCTGAACGGTTTGGCAGGGGACATGGTGAAGGAGGAACTCGGGGAGAACTTCACCGCACTGGAGGTGGCCAAAAAAGTCCCTCACGCGGTCAGGTGGGTGGTGGAGTTCTGA
- a CDS encoding alpha-amylase, whose translation MARKVLVALLVLLVVLSVSAVPAKAETLENGGVIMQAFYWDVPGGGIWWDTIAQKIPDWASAGISAIWIPPASKGMSGGYSMGYDPYDYFDLGEYYQKGTVETRFGSKQELVNMINTAHAYDMKVIADIVINHRAGGDLEWNPFVNDYTWTDFSKVASGKYTANYLDFHPNELHAGDSGTFGGYPDICHDKSWDQYWLWASQESYAAYLRSIGVDAWRFDYVKGYAPWVVKDWLNWWGGWAVGEYWDTNVDALLNWAYSSGAKVFDFLLYYKMDEAFDNNNIPALVDALRYGQTVVSRDPFKAVTFVANHDTDIIWNKYPAYAFILTYEGQPTIFYRDYEEWLNKDKLKNLIWIHDNLAGGSTDIVYYDNDELIFVRNGYGSKPGLITYINLGNSWAGRWIYVPKFAGSCIHEYTGNLGGWVDKWVDSSGWVYLEAPPHDPANGYYGYSVWSYCGVG comes from the coding sequence ATGGCCAGGAAAGTGTTGGTTGCACTTCTCGTACTTCTGGTGGTTCTCAGCGTCTCGGCAGTTCCTGCAAAGGCGGAAACCCTTGAGAACGGCGGCGTCATAATGCAGGCCTTCTACTGGGACGTCCCAGGGGGCGGAATCTGGTGGGACACCATAGCCCAGAAGATACCCGACTGGGCGAGCGCCGGAATCTCGGCGATATGGATTCCCCCCGCGAGCAAGGGCATGAGCGGCGGCTATTCGATGGGCTACGACCCCTACGATTACTTCGACCTCGGTGAGTACTATCAGAAAGGAACCGTTGAGACCCGCTTCGGCTCTAAACAGGAGCTTGTGAACATGATAAACACTGCCCACGCCTACGACATGAAGGTGATAGCGGACATAGTCATCAACCACCGCGCCGGCGGCGACCTGGAGTGGAACCCCTTCGTGAACGACTACACTTGGACGGACTTCTCAAAGGTCGCATCGGGCAAGTACACCGCCAACTACCTCGACTTCCATCCCAACGAGCTGCACGCAGGCGATTCCGGAACCTTTGGAGGCTACCCGGATATCTGCCACGACAAGAGCTGGGACCAGTACTGGCTCTGGGCCAGCCAGGAGAGCTACGCCGCCTACCTGAGAAGCATAGGGGTTGACGCCTGGCGCTTCGACTACGTCAAGGGCTACGCTCCCTGGGTCGTCAAGGACTGGCTGAACTGGTGGGGAGGCTGGGCCGTCGGCGAGTACTGGGACACCAACGTCGACGCCCTCCTCAACTGGGCCTACTCCAGCGGTGCCAAGGTCTTCGACTTCCTGCTCTACTACAAGATGGACGAGGCCTTCGATAACAACAACATCCCGGCCCTCGTGGATGCGCTCAGGTACGGCCAGACCGTCGTTTCACGCGATCCCTTCAAGGCGGTGACGTTTGTAGCCAACCACGACACCGACATAATCTGGAACAAGTATCCAGCCTACGCCTTCATCCTCACCTACGAGGGTCAGCCGACGATATTCTACCGCGACTACGAGGAGTGGCTCAACAAGGATAAACTCAAGAACCTCATATGGATACACGACAACCTCGCGGGAGGGAGCACCGACATAGTCTACTACGATAACGATGAGCTCATCTTCGTCAGGAACGGCTACGGGAGCAAGCCGGGCCTTATAACCTACATCAACCTCGGGAACAGCTGGGCTGGCAGATGGATCTACGTTCCGAAATTCGCGGGCTCGTGCATCCACGAGTACACCGGCAACCTCGGCGGATGGGTCGACAAGTGGGTGGACTCAAGCGGCTGGGTCTATCTTGAGGCACCCCCGCACGACCCGGCCAACGGCTATTACGGCTATTCCGTCTGGAGCTACTGCGGCGTCGGGTGA
- a CDS encoding transcriptional regulator — MREVLIITEPEKVKVLSEETRFKILQLLRDRPMTINELSDAIGKDRTTIYRHVKMLEAAGLVEELEIHGNERVYGRAARIFLIKADPDERIEEFRQAYLQVEAEKLVQILEKAGFRIEDRETLKKLAKEVLNEIELNSQPIIKRISQADVDLTEIELFHLLNMLVFLQSCELCEKAKKVKKLVGF, encoded by the coding sequence TTGAGGGAAGTTCTGATTATCACTGAACCGGAAAAGGTCAAGGTTCTCTCCGAGGAGACACGCTTTAAAATTCTTCAACTGCTCAGAGATCGCCCCATGACTATCAACGAACTCAGCGACGCCATAGGGAAGGACAGGACGACCATATACCGGCATGTGAAGATGCTCGAAGCCGCCGGCTTAGTGGAAGAGCTGGAAATCCACGGGAACGAGAGAGTCTACGGAAGGGCAGCCAGGATATTCCTCATAAAAGCGGATCCCGATGAGCGCATCGAAGAGTTCAGACAGGCTTACCTCCAGGTGGAGGCAGAAAAGCTGGTGCAGATTTTGGAAAAGGCGGGATTCAGGATAGAGGACAGGGAGACACTCAAGAAACTGGCGAAGGAAGTTCTAAACGAGATAGAGCTCAACTCTCAGCCAATAATCAAGAGGATATCCCAGGCCGACGTTGACCTCACGGAGATAGAGCTCTTCCACCTCCTCAACATGCTGGTCTTCCTCCAGAGCTGCGAGCTCTGTGAAAAGGCCAAGAAAGTGAAAAAATTGGTTGGATTCTAA
- a CDS encoding DUF211 domain-containing protein, producing the protein MAKGIRLLVLDVLKPHQPMVTELALGLSELEGVDGVNITLVEIDKETENVKITMVGDNLDYDEIVRTIEEFGGVVHSIDMVAAGKKIVEEGETPQDKLEEY; encoded by the coding sequence ATGGCGAAGGGGATACGACTTCTAGTGCTGGACGTGCTTAAGCCGCACCAGCCCATGGTGACGGAGCTGGCACTCGGACTCAGCGAGCTTGAGGGCGTTGACGGCGTCAACATAACCCTGGTGGAAATAGACAAGGAAACGGAGAACGTCAAGATAACGATGGTCGGGGACAACCTCGACTACGACGAGATAGTCAGGACCATCGAGGAGTTCGGCGGGGTCGTTCACAGCATAGACATGGTCGCGGCCGGAAAGAAGATAGTTGAGGAGGGTGAAACTCCCCAGGACAAGCTGGAGGAGTATTGA
- a CDS encoding winged helix-turn-helix domain-containing protein: MAKVKVITDPEVIKLMLEDTRRKILGLLRNKEMTISQLSEILGKTPQTIYHHIEKLKEAGLVEVKRTEMKGNLVEKYYGRTADAFYINMYLGDEELRYFARSRLKIKLEIFKALGYEFDGEELLDVMDSLLAKEHEYKTEISKEIEANEEALKDFSNEDIIHAIEWLAMARMGRDDETLALLRRLGEILKK; the protein is encoded by the coding sequence ATGGCGAAGGTGAAGGTCATAACAGACCCGGAGGTCATAAAGCTGATGCTTGAGGACACAAGGAGGAAGATCCTCGGACTGCTCCGCAACAAGGAGATGACCATCTCCCAGCTCAGCGAGATACTGGGGAAGACGCCCCAGACGATATACCACCACATCGAGAAGCTCAAGGAAGCCGGCTTAGTCGAGGTCAAGAGGACGGAGATGAAGGGCAACCTCGTGGAGAAGTACTACGGAAGAACGGCCGATGCATTCTACATCAACATGTACCTCGGAGACGAGGAGCTCCGCTACTTCGCCCGCTCAAGGCTCAAGATAAAGCTGGAGATATTCAAGGCCCTCGGCTATGAGTTCGACGGTGAGGAGCTGCTTGATGTTATGGACAGCCTCCTGGCAAAGGAGCACGAGTACAAAACAGAGATATCCAAGGAGATAGAGGCCAACGAGGAGGCCCTCAAGGACTTCTCTAACGAGGACATCATTCACGCCATTGAGTGGCTCGCCATGGCGAGGATGGGGCGCGATGATGAGACTCTTGCGCTCCTGAGAAGGCTGGGAGAAATACTTAAAAAATGA
- a CDS encoding acetate--CoA ligase family protein translates to MEAPKLDFLFYPRSVAVIGASNVPGKIGNSIMRSITLKFDGKVYAVNVKGGEVEVNGKKFPVYRSIKEIPDEVDVAVIAVPARFVPDVIDECGEKGVKGAVVISAGFKEAGRADLEEELVKRARKWGIRLVGPNCLGVTNLENGFDCNFNPPERQARPPAGKIAFMSQSGAFGAAILDWAANHEIGMSKFISLGNMADLDESDFIAYLGQDEKTGVITGYIEGVKDGRKFFNIARQVTLEKPIIILKAGRTEAGAKAAASHTGSLAGSFKIYEAAFEQTGVLGAKSMRQLFNYAKALAMQKPAKGNRVAIVTNGGGAGVMMSDGLLERGMKLAELSEETNEKFRGAIEKRELPEHMSYKNPVDIIGDAPSSRYELAMRYTLEDPNVDVLVVIALFQSPALDEGIVEAMGRMREYGKPIVFVAPGGDYPHRMARRIEKEAGVPVYETVEDGVDAVYALVRYGEWLRENGRL, encoded by the coding sequence ATGGAGGCTCCAAAGCTCGATTTCCTGTTTTATCCAAGGAGCGTCGCTGTCATTGGGGCGTCAAACGTCCCCGGGAAGATAGGAAACTCGATAATGCGCTCGATAACGCTCAAATTCGATGGGAAGGTCTACGCCGTCAACGTCAAGGGTGGCGAAGTCGAGGTCAACGGAAAGAAGTTCCCGGTTTACAGGAGCATTAAGGAGATACCGGATGAGGTCGATGTCGCGGTCATAGCGGTTCCTGCCAGGTTTGTTCCAGATGTTATCGACGAGTGCGGTGAGAAAGGGGTTAAGGGTGCCGTCGTGATCTCTGCTGGCTTCAAGGAGGCCGGAAGGGCCGACCTTGAGGAGGAACTCGTTAAGAGGGCCAGGAAGTGGGGCATCAGGCTCGTCGGCCCCAACTGTCTCGGCGTCACCAACCTTGAGAACGGCTTCGACTGCAACTTCAACCCGCCGGAGAGGCAGGCAAGGCCGCCCGCTGGAAAGATAGCCTTCATGAGTCAAAGCGGTGCTTTTGGAGCCGCCATTCTCGACTGGGCGGCCAACCACGAGATAGGCATGAGCAAGTTCATCAGCCTCGGCAACATGGCCGACCTCGATGAGAGCGACTTCATAGCATACCTCGGCCAGGACGAGAAGACCGGCGTCATAACCGGCTACATCGAGGGCGTCAAGGACGGAAGGAAGTTCTTCAACATCGCCAGGCAGGTCACCCTTGAGAAGCCCATCATAATCCTCAAGGCCGGAAGGACCGAGGCCGGGGCAAAGGCCGCCGCGAGCCACACCGGTTCACTCGCCGGGTCATTCAAGATATACGAGGCTGCCTTTGAGCAGACGGGCGTTCTCGGCGCCAAGAGCATGCGCCAGCTCTTCAACTACGCCAAGGCCCTGGCGATGCAGAAGCCGGCCAAGGGCAACCGCGTGGCGATAGTCACCAACGGCGGTGGAGCCGGAGTCATGATGAGCGACGGCCTGCTTGAGCGCGGCATGAAGCTCGCGGAACTGAGCGAGGAGACCAACGAGAAGTTCAGGGGGGCTATAGAGAAGAGGGAGCTTCCCGAGCACATGAGCTACAAGAATCCCGTTGACATAATCGGCGACGCCCCGTCGAGCCGCTATGAGCTGGCCATGCGCTACACACTCGAAGATCCGAACGTTGACGTTCTCGTCGTCATAGCGCTCTTCCAGAGCCCGGCTCTGGACGAGGGAATCGTCGAGGCGATGGGGAGAATGAGGGAGTACGGCAAGCCGATAGTCTTTGTCGCTCCGGGTGGAGACTACCCGCACAGGATGGCCAGGAGAATAGAGAAGGAAGCCGGTGTTCCCGTCTACGAGACGGTCGAGGACGGCGTCGATGCTGTCTACGCCCTCGTCCGCTACGGTGAATGGCTGAGGGAGAACGGGCGGCTTTGA
- a CDS encoding tryptophan--tRNA ligase has translation MDDFKVTPWDVEGVVDYAKLIEEFGTSPLTDELIEKTSELTKSELPIYFRRRFFFSHRDYDKVLADYEAGKGFFLYTGRGPSGPMHIGHIIPFFATKWLQEKFGVNLYVQITDDEKFLFKEKLTFDDTKRWAYDNILDIIAVGFDPDRTFIFQDSEFTKIYEMAIPIAKKINYSMARAVFGFTDQSKIGMIFYPAIQAAPTFFEKKRCLIPAAIDQDPYWRLQRDFAESLGYYKTAAIHSKFVPGLMGLEGKMSASKPETAIYLTDDPEEAGRKIWKYALTGGRATAREQREKGGEPEKCVVFKWLEIFFEPDDKKLMERYHACKNGELLCGQCKRYLIEKVQDFLTEHQKKRKEAEKQVEKFKYTGELAREQWEKSIPEALKE, from the coding sequence ATGGACGACTTTAAGGTCACCCCATGGGACGTTGAGGGTGTAGTTGACTACGCGAAGCTGATAGAGGAGTTTGGAACCAGCCCCCTCACGGACGAGCTGATAGAGAAAACCTCAGAACTAACGAAGAGTGAACTGCCCATCTACTTCAGGAGGAGGTTTTTCTTCTCCCACAGGGACTACGACAAGGTTTTAGCGGATTACGAGGCCGGAAAGGGCTTCTTCCTCTACACCGGCAGGGGCCCGAGCGGCCCGATGCACATAGGCCACATCATCCCGTTCTTCGCCACCAAGTGGCTCCAGGAGAAGTTCGGGGTCAACCTCTACGTCCAAATAACCGACGACGAGAAGTTCCTCTTCAAGGAAAAGCTCACCTTCGACGACACCAAGCGCTGGGCCTACGACAACATCCTCGACATCATAGCCGTCGGCTTCGACCCGGACAGGACGTTCATCTTCCAGGACAGCGAGTTCACGAAGATATACGAGATGGCCATCCCGATAGCCAAGAAGATAAACTACTCGATGGCTCGCGCGGTTTTCGGCTTCACCGACCAGAGCAAGATAGGAATGATATTCTACCCGGCGATACAGGCCGCCCCGACCTTCTTCGAGAAGAAGCGCTGCCTTATCCCGGCTGCAATAGACCAGGACCCCTACTGGAGGCTCCAGAGGGACTTCGCGGAAAGTTTGGGCTACTACAAGACCGCCGCGATCCACAGCAAGTTCGTGCCCGGGCTTATGGGCCTTGAGGGTAAGATGAGTGCCAGCAAGCCTGAGACGGCCATCTATCTCACCGACGACCCCGAGGAGGCGGGCAGGAAGATATGGAAGTACGCCCTGACCGGCGGGAGGGCAACCGCCAGAGAGCAGCGCGAGAAGGGCGGTGAACCCGAGAAGTGTGTGGTGTTCAAGTGGCTGGAGATATTCTTCGAGCCCGACGACAAGAAGCTCATGGAGCGCTACCACGCCTGTAAAAACGGCGAGCTCCTCTGCGGCCAGTGCAAGCGCTATCTCATAGAAAAGGTTCAGGACTTCCTCACCGAGCACCAGAAGAAGCGCAAGGAGGCCGAGAAGCAGGTCGAGAAGTTCAAGTACACCGGTGAGCTGGCGAGGGAGCAGTGGGAGAAGAGCATCCCGGAGGCGCTGAAAGAATAA
- a CDS encoding M1 family aminopeptidase, with the protein MRKGSLALLLIIVVLVSGCLGGTSQTDTASSSPLTTGTPEESPDFSIIYPENPIVENLSMDEGGPLLDNIYSPTAIQRGNLTIEYDGSTIRGRYDFVLSNVSENVIYLALTGVPDDPDVLRLNLTIEGVPVDLSRLSGGRIFFEEAFGRPITRSYLTVYEIRFNSSRKDLRGEIKYSLKYPVFLDLPEQYAGSPLTWWDIGAEPVGLNMTYSLPEGYTLVVPGFGAFNGSGTLSGENLLQLLFGSFINDGPVVVKKVPAAGINVTVYIPNGQYSPRYWEYLEDIIKLSVETYVNVTGLRPFGDIHLAVNPDFMGSFMIHGTNSVVIGERRGIELIVRKRTGSIPHELAHIWFAGYADFKYFNEGFASYLQSLAMRRIIPARFNTYLELNEKFVVEYGRSISIHDAMSENLLDLRNRNVSTVLYTKGAFTLRSLQFVLGDETFYRGLHEALIRCHGTECGLTDLEGIFENVSGEDLDWFFSEWFNSTLLPDYTVENLTVTNESGSYRLVFKLVDRSNFTMPVQVRVVTENAKFVDMTVRVENGLGSADITLEAKPVMIVIDPNEWIANVNRKFEVDGIEVEVN; encoded by the coding sequence ATGAGGAAGGGCTCTTTGGCGCTCCTTCTTATCATCGTGGTTCTCGTGAGCGGCTGTCTTGGGGGCACTTCCCAGACGGACACGGCATCTTCCAGTCCATTGACGACCGGAACTCCAGAGGAATCCCCGGATTTCTCTATAATCTACCCTGAAAACCCAATCGTAGAAAACCTGAGCATGGACGAGGGCGGTCCGCTCCTCGATAACATCTACTCCCCCACCGCGATCCAGCGGGGTAACCTCACCATCGAGTACGACGGGAGCACGATCAGGGGCCGTTACGACTTTGTTCTTTCAAACGTCTCGGAGAACGTCATCTATCTTGCCCTCACCGGCGTTCCCGACGACCCTGATGTTCTGAGGCTCAACCTGACGATTGAGGGCGTTCCCGTTGACCTCTCCCGCCTCAGCGGGGGCAGGATTTTCTTTGAAGAGGCTTTTGGCCGTCCGATAACACGGAGCTATTTAACGGTCTATGAGATACGCTTCAATTCATCGAGGAAAGACCTCCGTGGAGAGATAAAGTACTCGCTGAAATACCCGGTCTTTCTCGACCTACCTGAGCAATACGCGGGTTCGCCCCTCACATGGTGGGATATTGGGGCCGAGCCGGTGGGCCTCAACATGACGTACTCCCTGCCCGAGGGATACACCCTTGTGGTGCCTGGCTTTGGGGCCTTCAACGGTTCTGGAACGCTGAGCGGTGAAAATCTCCTTCAACTCCTCTTTGGCTCCTTCATCAACGACGGCCCGGTGGTCGTCAAGAAAGTCCCCGCGGCGGGCATCAACGTGACTGTTTATATCCCCAATGGACAGTACAGCCCACGCTACTGGGAGTACTTGGAGGATATCATAAAATTATCCGTTGAAACCTACGTCAATGTCACTGGACTCAGGCCCTTTGGCGACATACATCTAGCGGTTAACCCCGACTTCATGGGCTCCTTTATGATACACGGCACCAACTCGGTCGTCATAGGTGAGAGGCGTGGCATCGAGCTCATCGTCCGCAAGAGAACCGGTTCCATACCGCACGAGCTCGCCCATATCTGGTTCGCTGGATACGCGGATTTCAAGTATTTCAACGAAGGTTTTGCCTCCTACCTGCAGTCCCTTGCCATGAGGCGTATCATACCTGCTCGCTTTAATACGTACCTGGAGCTAAATGAAAAGTTCGTCGTCGAATATGGGAGGTCGATCTCGATCCACGATGCCATGTCAGAGAACCTGCTGGATTTGAGGAATCGCAACGTATCCACGGTGCTGTACACTAAAGGAGCATTTACCCTCCGTTCCCTCCAGTTCGTCCTCGGCGACGAAACGTTCTATAGAGGACTTCACGAGGCCCTAATACGGTGCCATGGGACAGAGTGTGGCTTGACCGATCTTGAGGGGATTTTTGAGAACGTTTCTGGGGAAGACCTCGACTGGTTCTTCAGCGAATGGTTCAACTCAACGTTGCTACCGGACTACACCGTTGAGAACCTTACCGTGACCAACGAGAGTGGTTCGTACAGGCTCGTCTTTAAACTCGTTGACAGGAGCAACTTCACGATGCCCGTTCAGGTTAGAGTGGTTACGGAGAATGCCAAGTTCGTGGACATGACCGTCAGGGTGGAGAATGGTCTTGGAAGCGCAGATATTACGCTGGAGGCAAAGCCGGTGATGATAGTAATTGACCCGAATGAGTGGATAGCCAACGTAAACCGGAAGTTCGAGGTCGATGGGATAGAGGTGGAGGTCAATTAG
- a CDS encoding fumarylacetoacetate hydrolase family protein, whose protein sequence is MVRLPFRDGFYELRPSKIVCLGRNYAEHAKELGHEVPKEPVIFLKPPSSLIGPNEAIILPRKSREVHHEVELAVIIGKRAKRVPAEKAMDYVLGYTILLDVTARDLQWEAKRRGLPWTVSKGFDTFAPVGPRVVDRRELNIDDLELGLRVNGEVRQLARTSEMIFKIPEIIEYVSGIMTLEPGDIIATGTPPGVGPLRHGDRVEAWIEGIGKLEEDVLAEESILC, encoded by the coding sequence ATGGTTCGCCTTCCGTTCCGCGACGGTTTTTATGAGCTGAGGCCCAGCAAGATAGTCTGTCTTGGAAGAAACTACGCCGAGCACGCGAAGGAACTCGGGCATGAGGTGCCGAAGGAGCCTGTGATATTCCTCAAACCGCCGAGTTCGCTCATAGGTCCAAACGAGGCCATAATCCTCCCGAGAAAGAGCAGGGAGGTTCACCACGAGGTCGAGCTGGCGGTGATAATCGGAAAGCGCGCAAAGCGGGTTCCGGCCGAGAAGGCTATGGACTACGTCCTCGGCTACACGATTCTGCTGGACGTAACGGCCAGAGACCTGCAGTGGGAGGCCAAGCGGAGGGGCCTTCCATGGACTGTCTCGAAGGGCTTCGACACCTTCGCCCCGGTCGGCCCGAGGGTCGTTGACAGGCGCGAGTTAAACATCGATGACCTTGAACTCGGCCTCAGGGTCAATGGAGAGGTTAGACAGCTCGCAAGGACAAGCGAGATGATATTCAAAATCCCGGAGATAATCGAGTACGTCTCGGGAATAATGACCCTCGAACCGGGTGACATAATAGCGACCGGAACCCCCCCGGGGGTTGGCCCGCTGAGGCACGGTGATAGGGTGGAGGCCTGGATAGAGGGCATAGGGAAGCTTGAAGAGGACGTTCTGGCCGAGGAGTCAATACTCTGCTGA